One part of the Xylocopa sonorina isolate GNS202 chromosome 10, iyXylSono1_principal, whole genome shotgun sequence genome encodes these proteins:
- the LOC143428459 gene encoding uncharacterized protein LOC143428459 — MASFWFLDTLAGQVLRYRDDLDGYYMGVLISWLAGEINLLRDRKCSREEFFRELKDIFILAATKISEQKQLPYWEELEFHSDTEEEMEGKLSAESLQEPILEESGKRSSTIDPASALNIVMEATYDMYANELRYSLIYAVFVEPLEVHYYTLPFTLRTPRPIKLADSKTEPFHLQLKKSFHKSETLQVFGKSRKAKGKKSKAGAGVPVTPAPSLTDEMSLMCDRQFIMPLIEANEALEVFEAHRTKSNIK, encoded by the exons ATGGCGTCTTTTTGGTTTTTAGACACGTTGGCTGGACAGGTGCTGCGTTACAGGGATGACCTCGACGGATATTACATGGGTGTCTTGATCAGTTGGTTAGCTGGGGAAATTAATTTGCTTCGAG ATAGGAAGTGCAGTCGAGAGGAGTTTTTCCGAGAGTTGAAGGACATCTTTATCCTGGCGGCCACGAAGATATCCGAGCAGAAGCAGCTACCTTATTGGGAGGAACTCGAGTTTCATTCTGATACTGAAGAAGAAATGGAGGGGAAACTGTCAGCAGAAAGTTTACAAGAACCCATTCTCGAAGAAAGTGGCAAGCGATCGAGTACCATTGATCCAGCTTCCGCGTTAAACATCGTGATGGAAGCTACTTATGATAT GTATGCAAATGAGTTACGGTACTCTCTAATTTACGCGGTTTTCGTAGAACCGCTTGAAGTCCACTATTATACCTTGCCGTTCACTTTGCGTACACCTCGGCCGATAAAGCTTGCAGATTCCAAAACGGAGCCTTTTCACTTGCAACTAAAGAAAAGTTTTCACAAGAGTGAAACGCTTCAAGTATTTGGAAAATCCAGGAAAGCTAAAG GTAAAAAGTCCAAAGCTGGCGCGGGGGTGCCTGTGACTCCCGCACCTTCTTTGACCGATGAAATGAGTTTGATGTGCGACCGTCAGTTCATAATGCCATTGATCGAAGCAAACGAGGCACTGGAAGtatttgaagcgcataggacgAAGAGTAACATTAAATAA
- the Dhod gene encoding dihydroorotate dehydrogenase 2 produces the protein MAQRFNNKQKLKSLLKVTSTATMLFGGVCIYQSNENFYNKFIVPLAQLLDPEVAHNTALKILKWGFVPGQREKDPASLATDIWGLHFKNPVGMAAGFDKQGEAVEGLHKIGFSFVEIGSVTPKPQEGNPKPRVFRLLEDNAVVNRYGFNSHGHDIVWERLRRLKDNKNFHGIVGINLGKNKTSEDTAQDYIDGIKKFSDVADYFVINVSSPNTPGLRMLQNKKELEQLLTKINEVRRSIQCKQPLLLKLAPDLSDSEKQDVADVILKQKSKVDGLVLCNTTITRNNLLSPLKEETGGLSGAPLSDVSTAMISDMYKRTRGTIPIIGVGGIFTGADAYDKIKAGASLVQVYTSFTYHGPPLVGKIKRELNDMLKRDGLASIKDAVGKDANVR, from the exons ATGGCACAACGATTCAACAACAAACAGAAATTAAAGTCACTTTTGAAAGTGACTAGCACTGCCACTATGTTATTCGGTGGCGTTTGTATTTATCAGAGTAACGAGAACTTTTATAATAAGTTCATAGTGCCACTCGCACAACTGTTGGATCCTGAAGTAGCACATAATACAGCGCTGAAAATTTTAAAGTGGGGCTTTGTGCCTGGACAACGCGAAAAGGATCCAGCTTCCCTTGCCACTGATATTTGGGGTTTGCATTTTAAAAACCCCGTGGGAATGGCGGCTGGCTTTGATAAACAGGGTGAAGCCGTAGAAGGCCTGCACAAAATAGGTTttagtttcgtagaaatag GTTCAGTTACGCCAAAGCCTCAGGAAGGTAATCCAAAACCAAGAGTGTTCAGGTTATTAGAGGATAATGCGGTGGTTAATCGATATGGTTTTAATAGTCACGGTCACGACATAGTATGGGAACGTTTGAGAAGATTAAAGGACAATAAGAACTTTCATGGCATTGTTGGTATTAATTTAGGTAAAAACAAAACGTCTGAAGATACAGCACAGGATTACATAGACGGCATCAAGAAATTCTCAGACGTTGCTGATTATTTTGTGATCAACGTATCTAGTCCCAATACTCCTGGATTAAGAATGTTACAAAACAAGAAGGAATTGGAACAATTGTTAACAAAAATAAATGAAGTCAGACGATCGATACAGTGCAAGCAGCCGTTACTGTTGAAACTTGCTCCAGATCTGTCCGACTCTGAAAAACAAGATGTAGCAGACGTAATACTTAAACAGAAGTCGAAAGTAGATGGCTTAGTATTATGCAATACGACGATTACGCGTAATAATTTATTAAGTCCTCTCAAAGAGGAGACAGGGGGGCTCAGTGGAGCTCCTCTTTCCGACGTGTCGACCGCGATGATCTCAGATATGTATAAACGAACGCGTGGCACCATTCCCATTATCGGAGTTGGTGGGATATTCACCGGAGCCGATGCCTATGACAAAATCAAGGCTGGTGCTTCGTTGGTACAAGTTTATACGTCGTTCACGTATCACGGTCCACCGTTGGT
- the LOC143428454 gene encoding uncharacterized protein LOC143428454 isoform X2, with the protein MNMRLASTCALLFLLVQCTRTEEEDTSAVFLEAAKSFFLNKDNVNSLQGLARAFLQPDGRREASNLFDGKSNLDDVGQLVSGLGSLFSGNENGNGVDLSMLGTVLSSVVNSKSKDSRRSARSVETDEHEQPGIDFSNVLNMGSMLLGQNGNFDLLMGVLPMLLSNLGGESNEIDGKSHKAHDHSGHSWYMPPVLENLHLMWDHFSNSELGQTLWQNSGLSQFVGQITDPEGRIQYETLLESFENPTTRRKWIRSLTNYVGEWISHVSDPQIQQRYLNTAQFVGNSFLKSQGFPKSAMFDSMKPVESLSRLVNAVGKRHLGIKIESSQYIKPAVAYVKELIALASEKGFIMSRVNAREISNRLSDMINYDIISPMLKSYRAYKWATKRPECAKQILCSISEKNEEPTEQPTLRSVLLKVTSFPAALAVSNKLGTNFWSLYGALMGHERCIEKYPAECVDFHEEEIRITTENIHSEL; encoded by the exons ATGAACATGCGACTGGCGAGCACGTGCGCCCTGTTGTTCCTGTTGGTGCAATGCACGAGAACAGAGGAGGAGGACACCTCCGCTGTCTTCTTGGAGGCGGCCAAATCGTTCTTCTTGAACAAGGACAACGTTAACAGTCTTCAGGGTTTGGCCAGAGCGTTCTTACAGCCGGACGGTAGACGAGAG GCCAGCAACTTGTTCGATGGGAAGTCCAACTTGGACGACGTCGGTCAGCTGGTATCAGGCCTAGGGAGTTTGTTCTCCGGAAACGAAAATGGCAACGGAGTCGACTTGTCGATGCTCGGCACGGTCCTGAGCAGCGTGGTAAATTCCAAGAGCAAAGACAGCAGAAGATCCGCCAGGAGCGTCGAAACGGACGAGCACGAGCAACCTGGAATCGATTTCAGCAATGTGTTAAACATGGGTAGCATGCTGCTGGGTCAGAATGGGAACTTCGATCTATTAATGGGCGTGTTGCCGATGTTACTGTCAAATCTTGGTGGCGAGAGCAACGAGATCGACGGTAAATCGCACAAGGCCCACGACCATTCTGGGCACTCGTGGTACATGCCGCCGGTTCTCGAAAATTTGCACCTGATGTGGGACCACTTCAGCAATTCGGAGCTGGGTCAGACGTTGTGGCAGAACAGCGGATTATCACAGTTCGTGGGGCAAATTACGGACCCGGAAGGGCGCATCCAGTACGAGACACTGCTGGAGAGTTTCGAGAATCCGACCACGCGGCGCAAGTGGATCAGATCGCTGACGAATTACGTGGGCGAGTGGATCTCCCACGTTTCCGATCCGCAAATCCAACAGCGTTACCTGAACACGGCACAATTCGTGGGGAACAGTTTTCTAAAGTCGCAGGGCTTCCCAAAGTCGGCGATGTTCGATTCCATGAAGCCCGTGGAGAGTCTTTCGAG GTTAGTGAACGCAGTGGGAAAGAGGCATCTGGGAATAAAGATAGAGAGCTCGCAGTACATCAAGCCAGCTGTAGCGTACGTTAAAGAGCTGATCGCCCTCGCTTCCGAGAAAGGATTCATCATGTCCCGAGTGAACGCCAGAGAGATCAGCAACAGGCTCAGCGACATGATCAACTATGACATAATCAGTCCCATGCTAAAG TCCTATCGAGCGTACAAGTGGGCGACGAAGAGGCCGGAATGCGCGAAACAGATTCTGTGTAGCATAAGCGAGAAGAACGAGGAACCCACGGAGCAGCCAACTCTGCGAAGCGTTTTGCTAAAAGTTACCAGCTTCCCAGCTGCCTTGGCTGTCAGCAATAAATTGGGCACTAATTTCTGGTCGCTGTACGGGGCCCTGATGGGTCATGAAAGATGCATC GAGAAATATCCAGCCGAGTGCGTCGACTTCCACGAAGAGGAGATCCGAATCACCACGGAGAATATTCACAGTGaactttga
- the LOC143428458 gene encoding odorant receptor 10-like, with product MKASFEKDFAYAMAPLKILSWPVGTWPLQDYDAFSGVRAIFAVLVLLLMMAIVQTELYLDINDAEKNLDALVVITCGILAVAKVIYFRVWPAGLVANFTSAVTDYEELRDKEKRVILRRHARMGRMACVGVICFSYGSSTLFMAATVFAEEEESPVNVTRKDTPDYPIPSENTLAIVNVPDNLFVLVFVVEYMMLLLTSTGNLGSDSLFFGIAFHLCGQVEVLRLEFSKLDNENGRAIDRFVVLIKRHIYLLNLAEMLNGTVSTVLIVQLFSSCILICTSGFQFILALSVGNVVLVIKTFVVASTLLVQLFAYSYVGDYLTRRMRNVANSAYSCGWYDLPKNVPKDIIYVIMRAQDPVQLTAGKFFIVNMETYMSILKTSMSYLSVLRVMVNT from the exons ATGAAGGCATCGTTCGAGAAAGACTTCGCGTACGCGATGGCTCCATTGAAGATCCTATCGTGGCCCGTGGGTACGTGGCCCCTGCAGGATTACGACGCGTTCTCGGGTGTACGCGCCATTTTCGCTGTCTTGGTCTTG CTGTTAATGATGGCGATCGTGCAAACGGAATTGTATCTGGACATCAACGACGCAGAGAAGAATCTGGACGCTCTGGTGGTGATCACTTGCGGCATTTTAGCTGTGGCGAAGGTGATCTATTTCCGTGTCTGGCCCGCTGGTCTCGTTGCCAATTTCACGTCAGCTGTCACGGATTACGAGGAGTTGAGGGATAAGGAGAAACGCGTGATCCTGCGACGACACGCGCGTATGGGCAGAATGGCGTGCGTCGGAGTGATATGCTTCTCCTATGGTAGTTCAACGCTTTTCATGGCTGCGACTGTGTTCGCCGAGGAAGAAGAGAGTCCTGTTAACGTAACGAGAAAGGATACGCCAGACTATCCTATACCCTCTGAGAATACCTTGGCAATCGTTAACGTGCCggacaatttgttcgttctcgTCTTCGTCGTCGAGTACATGATGCTGTTACTGACCAGCACCGGAAATCTAG GTAGCGACTCGTTGTTCTTCGGTATCGCTTTCCATCTGTGCGGCCAGGTGGAAGTTCTGAGGCTGGAGTTCAGTAAACTGGACAACGAAAACGGGAGAGCGATCGATCGGTTTGTCGTGTTGATTAAGAGGCACATTTATTTGTTGAACCTAGCCGAGATGTTGAACGGGACTGTCAGTACTGTTTTAATCGTGCAACTGTTCTCGAGTTGTATACTTATCTGCACAAGCG GATTTCAATTTATTCTTGCATTGAGCGTCGGCAACGTCGTACTGGTGATAAAGACGTTCGTAGTAGCCAGCACATTACTGGTACAATTGTTCGCGTACAGTTACGTTGGCGATTACTTGACGCGTCGAATGAGAAATGTCGCCAACTCGGCCTATTCCTGCGGCTGGTACGATTTACCGAAAAACGTGCCCAAGGACATCATCTACGTTATTATGAGGGCTCAAGATCCGGTTCAGTTGACTGCTGGGAAATTCTTCATCGTTAACATGGAGACTTACATGAGTATTCTGAAAACTTCGATGTCGTATCTGTCCGTTCTTCGAGTAATGGTAAATACTTGA
- the LOC143428454 gene encoding uncharacterized protein LOC143428454 isoform X1, whose amino-acid sequence MRPLLKYSIMINSWRESLTVDQSFSIELTRADGRRRQVERGKMNMRLASTCALLFLLVQCTRTEEEDTSAVFLEAAKSFFLNKDNVNSLQGLARAFLQPDGRREASNLFDGKSNLDDVGQLVSGLGSLFSGNENGNGVDLSMLGTVLSSVVNSKSKDSRRSARSVETDEHEQPGIDFSNVLNMGSMLLGQNGNFDLLMGVLPMLLSNLGGESNEIDGKSHKAHDHSGHSWYMPPVLENLHLMWDHFSNSELGQTLWQNSGLSQFVGQITDPEGRIQYETLLESFENPTTRRKWIRSLTNYVGEWISHVSDPQIQQRYLNTAQFVGNSFLKSQGFPKSAMFDSMKPVESLSRLVNAVGKRHLGIKIESSQYIKPAVAYVKELIALASEKGFIMSRVNAREISNRLSDMINYDIISPMLKSYRAYKWATKRPECAKQILCSISEKNEEPTEQPTLRSVLLKVTSFPAALAVSNKLGTNFWSLYGALMGHERCIEKYPAECVDFHEEEIRITTENIHSEL is encoded by the exons ATGCGTCCTCTTTTAAAGTACTCTATCATGATTAACTCCTGGCGGGAATCGTTGACAGTCGACCAGTCCTTCAGTATCGAGTTAACAAGGGC AGACGGACGACGGAGGCAGGTGGAACGAGGGAAAATGAACATGCGACTGGCGAGCACGTGCGCCCTGTTGTTCCTGTTGGTGCAATGCACGAGAACAGAGGAGGAGGACACCTCCGCTGTCTTCTTGGAGGCGGCCAAATCGTTCTTCTTGAACAAGGACAACGTTAACAGTCTTCAGGGTTTGGCCAGAGCGTTCTTACAGCCGGACGGTAGACGAGAG GCCAGCAACTTGTTCGATGGGAAGTCCAACTTGGACGACGTCGGTCAGCTGGTATCAGGCCTAGGGAGTTTGTTCTCCGGAAACGAAAATGGCAACGGAGTCGACTTGTCGATGCTCGGCACGGTCCTGAGCAGCGTGGTAAATTCCAAGAGCAAAGACAGCAGAAGATCCGCCAGGAGCGTCGAAACGGACGAGCACGAGCAACCTGGAATCGATTTCAGCAATGTGTTAAACATGGGTAGCATGCTGCTGGGTCAGAATGGGAACTTCGATCTATTAATGGGCGTGTTGCCGATGTTACTGTCAAATCTTGGTGGCGAGAGCAACGAGATCGACGGTAAATCGCACAAGGCCCACGACCATTCTGGGCACTCGTGGTACATGCCGCCGGTTCTCGAAAATTTGCACCTGATGTGGGACCACTTCAGCAATTCGGAGCTGGGTCAGACGTTGTGGCAGAACAGCGGATTATCACAGTTCGTGGGGCAAATTACGGACCCGGAAGGGCGCATCCAGTACGAGACACTGCTGGAGAGTTTCGAGAATCCGACCACGCGGCGCAAGTGGATCAGATCGCTGACGAATTACGTGGGCGAGTGGATCTCCCACGTTTCCGATCCGCAAATCCAACAGCGTTACCTGAACACGGCACAATTCGTGGGGAACAGTTTTCTAAAGTCGCAGGGCTTCCCAAAGTCGGCGATGTTCGATTCCATGAAGCCCGTGGAGAGTCTTTCGAG GTTAGTGAACGCAGTGGGAAAGAGGCATCTGGGAATAAAGATAGAGAGCTCGCAGTACATCAAGCCAGCTGTAGCGTACGTTAAAGAGCTGATCGCCCTCGCTTCCGAGAAAGGATTCATCATGTCCCGAGTGAACGCCAGAGAGATCAGCAACAGGCTCAGCGACATGATCAACTATGACATAATCAGTCCCATGCTAAAG TCCTATCGAGCGTACAAGTGGGCGACGAAGAGGCCGGAATGCGCGAAACAGATTCTGTGTAGCATAAGCGAGAAGAACGAGGAACCCACGGAGCAGCCAACTCTGCGAAGCGTTTTGCTAAAAGTTACCAGCTTCCCAGCTGCCTTGGCTGTCAGCAATAAATTGGGCACTAATTTCTGGTCGCTGTACGGGGCCCTGATGGGTCATGAAAGATGCATC GAGAAATATCCAGCCGAGTGCGTCGACTTCCACGAAGAGGAGATCCGAATCACCACGGAGAATATTCACAGTGaactttga
- the LOC143428456 gene encoding RCC1 domain-containing protein 1 yields the protein MSFYYAGFNTTTLFTNNEDITLIVDSFTKVPFNGLTDFQIGWGYFLLWKGSELYISKKSGESSKDTDSSVELIQIPDKSSDSCKQAAIGKDNIIIMTTNNEMWQYKIYENSWKKVNNFICNSSDSENEYPVKILQAGCTVVLTNLGRVFNVPTLVDMPKRVQFTDIACGFDHTVLLAENGDIYSMGMGTRGQLGHNDLEDCDNPVLVEALAGIKVVQISAAGWHTAVVTDQGDLYTWGWNTNGELGLLSQESKVIAVPTLVDFTNEQNETVDLMVKRARCGNTFTICMMDDGTLWGCGCNKYGQLGQSPDKLSGSTKFVKLDVPPNLTTVKDFKCLEWGTLLVTD from the exons ATGTCATTTTATTACGCTGGTTTCAATACCACTACATTGTTCACTAACAATGAGGACATTACCTTGATAGTAGATTCGTTCACCAAAGTACCGTTTAATGGTCTCACAGACTTCCAAATAGGCTGGGGTTATTTTCTTCTTTGGAAAGGGTCGGAGTTATATATCTCTAAAAAATCTGGGGAGAGTTCTAAAGATACAGACTCATCTGTTGAACTAATACAGATACCGGATAAGTCGTCGGATAG CTGCAAGCAAGCTGCAATCGGCAAggacaatataataataatgactACCAATAATGAAATGTGGCAATATAAGATCTATGAAAACTCCTGGAAGAAAGTAAACAATTTTATTTGCAATAGCAGCGACTCAGAAAATGAGTACCCAGTTAAAATATTGCAAGCAGGCTGCACGGTAGTCCTCACTAATTTAG GTCGGGTCTTCAATGTCCCCACATTGGTCGATATGCCAAAGAGGGTTCAATTCACAGATATCGCCTGTGGGTTCGACCATACTGTCTTGTTAGCAGAGAACGGTGACATTTATTCGATGGGAATGGGAAC GCGTGGTCAACTGGGGCACAACGATTTAGAGGACTGCGATAATCCGGTGCTCGTCGAAGCTTTAGCTGGCATTAAAGTTGTACAGATTTCGGCCGCGGGTTGGCACACCGCCGTCGTAACAGATCAA GGTGATTTGTATACGTGGGGATGGAATACGAACGGTGAATTGGGGTTGCTTAGCCAGGAGAGCAAAGTGATCGCCGTGCCCACGTTGGTCGATTTCACGAACGAACAAAACGAGACCGTGGATCTAATGGTGAAGAGagctcgatgcggaaacacgtTCACGATTTGTATGATGG ATGACGGGACACTTTGGGGTTGCGGCTGCAACAAGTACGGACAATTAGGTCAATCCCCGGATAAACTTTCGGGTTCTACGAAGTTTGTGAAACTCGACGTCCCTCCAAACCTCACCACTGTCAAAGATTTTAAGTGCCTCGAATGGGGTACTCTCCTTGTAACAGACTGA
- the LOC143428457 gene encoding ADP-ribosylation factor-like protein 3: protein MGLLAILRKLRSNPDKELRLLLLGLDNAGKTTILKSLASEDITQVTPTQGFNIKSVQSEGFKLNVWDIGGARKIRPYWRNYFENTDVLIYVVDSADIKRLEETGQELTELLLEEKLKGVPLLVYANKQDLGQAVTAAEIAEGLGLHNIKDRDWQIQSCIATEGKGVKEGLEWACKNIKRK, encoded by the exons ATG GGGCTGTTAGCGATCTTGAGAAAATTGCGCTCGAACCCAGATAAAGAATTACGATTGCTCCTTCTGGGATTGGACAATGCTGGGAAGACGACGATCTTAAAGTCTTTGGCTAGTGAAGATATCACACAG GTAACACCGACACAAGGCTTCAACATAAAGAGCGTTCAAAGCGAAGGTTTCAAGCTGAACGTTTGGGACATAGGAGGAGCTCGAAAAATTCGTCCCTACTGGCGAAATTACTTTGAAAATACAGACGTTCTG ATATACGTGGTGGACAGTGCGGATATAAAAAGACTAGAAGAAACGGGTCAAGAGTTAACAGAGCTCCTACTTGAAGAGAAGCTAAAAGGAGTTCCGTTACTGGTGTACGCAAATAAGCAGGACCTTGGTCAAGCAGTCACCGCAGCTGAAATCGCGGAAGGACTTGGATTGCACAATATTAAGGATCGCGATTGGCAGATACAATCATGCATCGCCACCGAAGGAAAAGGCGTTAAG GAGGGCCTCGAGTGGGCGTGCAAGAACATCAAGAGGAAGTAA
- the LOC143428244 gene encoding odorant receptor 4-like, with amino-acid sequence MLRNSTNPSTNTNNTFKLNYFLATYCVFGSLPLFHHICVLVLQGMHIFVNAVAHCANDGLFFSLTMHLCGQFEVLKMNLAEIEFDKEIASRRKIKLLVKRHCRLAALIGDLEQSFNMVILVQLLMSALLICVEGFVFLVCLNAKDNVGALKSVVLMVTLLIQLYLYAYAGDTLESRSEEIAQAAYDSPWYSARRHAAKDLVLIINRGNTPYQLTAGKFLSMNILTFKEILKASASYLSVLRVMMDT; translated from the exons ATGCTTCGGAACTCCACGAATCCCTCGACGAACACCAACAACACGTTCAAATTGAATTACTTCCTGGCGACGTACTGCGTGTTCGGATCGCTACCCCTGTTCCATCATATCTGCGTGCTCGTGTTGCAGGGGATGCACATATTCGTGAACGCTGTCGCGCACTGCGCCAACGACGGACTATTCTTCAGCTTGACGATGCACCTATGCGGCCAGTTCGAGGTTCTGAAGATGAACCTAGCCGAGATCGAGTTCGACAAGGAGATCGCAAGCAGGAGGAAGATCAAGCTGCTCGTGAAGCGGCATTGCAGACTCGCGGCTCTCATTGGCGACCTCGAGCAGAGCTTCAACATGGTCATCCTCGTGCAGCTGTTGATGAGCGCGTTGCTGATCTGCGTTGAAG GTTTCGTGTTCCTGGTCTGTCTGAACGCGAAGGACAACGTTGGCGCGTTGAAAAGCGTCGTACTGATGGTTACGCTGCTCATACAACTGTACCTGTACGCCTACGCCGGAGACACGCTCGAGTCGCGATCAGAGGAGATCGCCCAGGCCGCCTACGACTCGCCCTGGTACTCTGCGCGAAGACACGCCGCGAAGGACCTGGTGCTGATCATCAATCGCGGGAACACACCCTACCAGCTGACCGCTGGCAAGTTCCTCTCGATGAACATACTCACGTTCAAAGAGATACTCAAAGCATCCGCCTCTTACCTGTCCGTCTTGAGAGTGATGATGGACACGTGA